The following proteins are co-located in the Acidimicrobiales bacterium genome:
- a CDS encoding sugar ABC transporter ATP-binding protein has protein sequence MSGRPEPALAVRGLTKRYAGVLALDGVDLSVAPGSLHALLGANGSGKSTLIRVVAGVERADAGGTVSVGGAQVRADRTSPAWSRAAGVRVVHQGTSVFPDLTVAENIGVVAGLPTRPGGSIRWRAARADAAAGLARLGLTVDPAARMGSLSPAVQTLVAVARALADVDGGGSAVASGGPKLLILDEPTAALPAAEAATLLAGLRSLAGEGHAVVLVTHRLDEVTRAADEATVLRDSRTVARVRVADTVPADLVALVTGAVTPVASSATIDPGAGDGGGATAGARAAARREASGASASSSGSSGGAEEPEAAEAAPLLEVDGLAVGPLRGVSFTVAPGEVVGIAGLLGSGRSALLEALFGARPRRGGTVQLVGAAMAPRSPAHAMTAGVALVPEQRERALFPARSLAENLSVADLGRFRRRGRIDRGGESRAAADDVERYGIRARSVAAPVRTLSGGNQQKAVVARWLRRDPTLLLLDEPTLGVDVGARAEIHALVRRFVAGGHRAVLCVSSDAEELCALADRVLVLHDGRLVGELRGADAHPEAVAHLSHGGVAA, from the coding sequence GTGAGCGGGAGGCCCGAGCCCGCCCTCGCCGTGCGGGGGCTCACCAAGCGCTACGCCGGCGTGCTCGCCCTCGACGGTGTCGACCTGTCGGTGGCGCCGGGGTCGTTGCACGCCCTGCTCGGAGCCAACGGGTCGGGCAAGTCCACGCTCATCCGCGTCGTTGCCGGCGTGGAGCGGGCCGATGCCGGCGGGACGGTGTCGGTGGGGGGCGCCCAGGTCCGCGCCGACCGCACCTCGCCGGCGTGGTCACGGGCGGCCGGCGTGCGGGTCGTGCACCAGGGCACCTCGGTCTTCCCCGACCTCACCGTGGCCGAGAACATCGGCGTGGTCGCGGGCCTGCCCACCCGGCCCGGTGGCTCCATCCGGTGGCGGGCGGCGCGGGCCGACGCCGCCGCGGGCCTGGCCCGGCTGGGGTTGACCGTGGACCCGGCGGCCCGCATGGGGTCGCTGTCGCCGGCGGTCCAGACGCTGGTCGCCGTCGCCCGCGCCCTCGCCGACGTGGACGGCGGCGGCTCGGCCGTCGCGAGCGGAGGCCCCAAGCTGCTCATCCTCGACGAGCCCACCGCGGCGCTGCCCGCCGCCGAGGCCGCCACCCTGCTGGCCGGCCTGCGGTCCCTCGCCGGCGAGGGTCACGCCGTGGTCCTGGTCACCCACCGCCTCGACGAGGTCACGCGAGCCGCCGACGAGGCCACCGTCCTGCGCGACAGCCGCACCGTCGCCCGGGTGCGCGTGGCCGACACCGTCCCTGCCGACCTCGTGGCCCTGGTCACCGGGGCGGTGACGCCGGTGGCGTCCTCGGCGACGATCGACCCGGGCGCCGGCGATGGCGGAGGGGCGACCGCCGGCGCCCGGGCCGCAGCCCGCCGGGAGGCCTCTGGGGCCTCCGCTAGCAGTAGCGGCAGTAGCGGCGGTGCGGAGGAGCCCGAGGCCGCCGAGGCGGCGCCGTTGCTGGAGGTGGACGGCCTCGCGGTCGGTCCGCTGCGGGGGGTGTCGTTCACGGTGGCGCCGGGCGAGGTCGTGGGGATCGCAGGGCTGCTCGGCTCTGGGCGCTCTGCACTGCTCGAGGCGCTGTTCGGGGCCCGACCCCGTCGGGGCGGGACCGTGCAGCTCGTCGGCGCCGCGATGGCACCGCGCTCGCCGGCCCACGCGATGACCGCGGGAGTCGCTCTCGTCCCCGAGCAGCGCGAGCGGGCACTCTTCCCGGCCCGGTCGCTGGCCGAGAACCTCAGCGTGGCCGACCTCGGCCGCTTCCGTCGACGCGGCCGCATCGACCGGGGCGGCGAGTCGCGGGCGGCGGCGGACGACGTCGAGCGCTACGGCATCCGGGCCCGATCCGTCGCGGCGCCGGTCCGCACGCTGAGCGGCGGCAACCAGCAGAAGGCGGTGGTGGCCCGGTGGCTGCGCCGCGACCCGACCCTCCTCCTGCTCGACGAGCCGACCCTCGGGGTCGACGTCGGCGCACGGGCAGAGATCCACGCGCTCGTGCGCCGCTTCGTGGCCGGCGGCCACCGGGCCGTGCTCTGCGTGTCGTCCGACGCCGAGGAGCTCTGCGCGCTCGCCGACCGGGTGCTCGTGCTGCACGACGGGCGCCTCGTCGGCGAGCTCCGGGGGGCCGACGCCCACCCCGAGGCCGTCGCCCACCTGTCCCACGGCGGGGTGGCGGCGTGA
- a CDS encoding substrate-binding domain-containing protein produces MGDRGGRRHGAVKLLAAAIAIVVAACASGSSTSPDREDSTATSAGGGGTTTTVASVLSGADAVAAAEEGLQPWLEGTFRPPPDDGPAAVDGAAIYVISCGQLLESCSVLVDGVMDGADSIGWDATLFDTGLDFTKAGDGVRQAIAAGADGAVVVGVDCQHFSGALDEANAADFPVVVLNAFDCDVTSDGEQDARFAAQVSFTPEGQDPEQGARDFAGAKVDFGVVETDAELKVINLTQDDLLAITLLGEGFEQAVGTCGSCELVDTVTFSTGDLLDGSLPQKVASSIVAHPEANAISFPYAAAVQLGLPGIADAGRDDLLVLGAEGMPSQYDLLADGQIDMVMAFPADWTGWAAIDTLNRIFQGAETVDEGVGYQLLTADTLVDGNEPPAPPYDFEATYREVWGV; encoded by the coding sequence ATGGGGGACCGCGGAGGACGCCGACACGGCGCCGTGAAGTTGCTGGCGGCGGCGATCGCCATCGTCGTCGCGGCCTGTGCCTCGGGGTCGAGCACCAGCCCCGACCGCGAGGACAGCACCGCCACCAGCGCCGGCGGCGGGGGCACCACCACGACGGTGGCCTCCGTCTTGAGCGGAGCCGACGCCGTGGCGGCTGCGGAGGAGGGCCTCCAGCCCTGGCTCGAAGGCACCTTCCGCCCGCCGCCCGACGACGGGCCCGCCGCGGTCGACGGCGCCGCGATCTACGTGATCTCGTGCGGCCAGCTGCTCGAGAGCTGCAGCGTGCTGGTGGACGGCGTGATGGACGGCGCCGATTCCATCGGCTGGGACGCCACCCTCTTCGACACCGGGCTCGACTTCACCAAGGCCGGCGACGGCGTGCGACAGGCCATCGCCGCGGGCGCCGACGGTGCCGTGGTCGTCGGGGTCGACTGCCAGCACTTCAGTGGCGCTCTGGACGAGGCCAACGCCGCCGACTTCCCCGTCGTGGTCCTCAACGCCTTCGACTGCGACGTGACCTCCGACGGCGAGCAGGACGCCCGCTTCGCGGCGCAGGTCAGCTTCACCCCCGAGGGCCAGGACCCCGAGCAGGGCGCCCGGGACTTCGCCGGCGCCAAGGTCGACTTCGGGGTGGTCGAGACCGACGCCGAGCTGAAGGTCATCAACCTCACCCAGGACGACCTGCTCGCCATCACGCTGCTCGGCGAGGGCTTCGAGCAGGCCGTGGGCACGTGCGGGTCGTGCGAGCTCGTCGACACCGTCACCTTCAGCACCGGCGACCTCCTCGACGGCTCGCTGCCCCAGAAGGTCGCCTCGTCCATCGTCGCCCACCCCGAGGCCAACGCCATCAGCTTCCCGTACGCCGCCGCGGTGCAGCTCGGCCTACCCGGCATCGCCGACGCCGGCCGCGACGACCTGCTCGTCCTGGGTGCCGAAGGCATGCCCTCGCAGTACGACCTGCTCGCCGATGGCCAGATCGACATGGTTATGGCCTTCCCCGCCGACTGGACCGGTTGGGCCGCGATCGACACCCTCAATCGCATCTTCCAGGGCGCGGAGACGGTGGACGAGGGGGTGGGCTACCAGCTGTTGACCGCCGACACGCTGGTGGACGGCAACGAGCCGCCGGCGCCCCCGTACGACTTCGAGGCCACCTACCGCGAGGTCTGGGGGGTGTGA
- a CDS encoding ABC transporter permease produces the protein MSGEDPVVDDATDAVVDVGAAPAPSRSSGRGADLAERYALLLALVGVIAFFSLLPATSETFATVTNFKFVLNNQAVPVLVALAVTVPLICNEFDLSVGALTALSSVIAAAGMTRFGLGWGPAMLLAVGVVALIGLVTGLLVARGGISSIVVTLAVSSVVIGVLSWYTGGESVLGTFPDPFTSIGAWPWPLVVIVVVTGLLWYLLEQTPWGRRLYAVGSNREAARLVGIGVAAKVTLSLVLSAALAGLAGVVAVARNGGANPTVGPALVLPALAAAYLGATAFRRWFNPLGTVVGVLLVAFTVSGFTLAGIDPWVKDVINGTLLLLAVALVALLRRRSSATAG, from the coding sequence GTGAGCGGTGAGGACCCGGTGGTGGACGACGCCACCGACGCGGTGGTCGACGTGGGTGCCGCCCCGGCGCCGAGCCGGTCGAGCGGGCGGGGTGCCGACCTGGCCGAGCGCTACGCCCTGTTGCTGGCCCTGGTCGGCGTCATCGCCTTCTTCTCGCTGCTGCCGGCCACCTCGGAGACCTTCGCCACGGTCACCAACTTCAAGTTCGTGCTCAACAACCAGGCCGTGCCCGTGCTGGTTGCGCTGGCGGTGACGGTCCCGCTGATCTGCAACGAGTTCGACCTTTCGGTCGGCGCCCTCACGGCCCTCTCGTCGGTGATCGCGGCGGCGGGCATGACCCGGTTCGGCCTCGGATGGGGCCCGGCCATGCTCCTGGCCGTCGGCGTGGTGGCGCTGATCGGGCTGGTCACCGGCCTGCTCGTCGCCCGCGGCGGGATCAGCTCGATCGTGGTCACGCTCGCCGTGTCGAGCGTGGTCATCGGCGTCCTGTCCTGGTACACGGGCGGCGAGAGCGTGCTCGGCACGTTCCCCGACCCCTTCACCTCGATCGGCGCCTGGCCCTGGCCGCTCGTCGTGATCGTGGTCGTCACCGGACTGCTCTGGTACCTCCTCGAACAGACCCCGTGGGGGAGACGGCTGTACGCGGTCGGCTCGAACCGTGAGGCGGCGCGCCTGGTCGGCATCGGCGTCGCTGCGAAGGTCACCCTCAGCTTGGTGCTGTCCGCCGCGCTCGCCGGCCTCGCCGGGGTGGTCGCCGTGGCCCGCAACGGGGGTGCCAATCCGACCGTCGGCCCGGCGCTGGTGCTGCCCGCGTTGGCCGCCGCCTACCTGGGGGCGACCGCGTTCCGCCGCTGGTTCAACCCCCTCGGCACCGTCGTCGGCGTGCTGCTGGTGGCCTTCACCGTCAGCGGCTTCACCCTCGCCGGCATCGACCCCTGGGTGAAGGACGTCATCAACGGCACACTGCTCCTCCTCGCCGTCGCCCTGGTGGCGCTGCTCCGCCGGCGCTCGTCCGCCACGGCCGGCTGA
- a CDS encoding MarC family protein, whose protein sequence is MSGSVDLGVLLFVTLFALYSPLAALSSYLPIVGRLPLPDRTRLAVGLFTYVLIFAMASIWVGEPLLEVLGISTAALSVTGGIALLYASIPMMRGLTDPALLGDRPAGAEAGADGADRGDDAAGESWRRVLFTPVTFPLTVGGTTFGILVGFTAQTDGAADQLAVTVAGVAYAAMTGITLWVAGHLDRRLSDRSRGTLERIAGILLTAIGVTLLASGGTQLVTDALNGSSAF, encoded by the coding sequence ATGAGCGGCTCCGTGGACCTCGGGGTCCTGCTCTTCGTCACCCTTTTCGCGCTCTACAGCCCGCTGGCGGCGCTGTCGTCGTACCTGCCCATCGTGGGGCGCCTGCCCCTTCCCGACCGCACCCGCCTGGCCGTCGGGCTGTTCACCTACGTCTTGATCTTCGCCATGGCGTCGATCTGGGTGGGCGAGCCGCTGCTGGAGGTGCTCGGCATCAGCACCGCGGCGCTGTCGGTCACCGGCGGCATCGCCCTGCTCTACGCCAGCATCCCGATGATGCGGGGCCTGACGGACCCGGCGCTCCTCGGCGACCGGCCTGCGGGTGCGGAGGCGGGGGCCGACGGCGCCGACAGGGGCGACGACGCCGCCGGCGAGAGCTGGCGTCGGGTGCTGTTCACGCCGGTCACGTTTCCCCTGACGGTGGGTGGCACCACCTTCGGCATCCTCGTGGGGTTCACCGCGCAGACCGACGGCGCCGCCGACCAACTGGCCGTGACCGTCGCCGGGGTGGCCTACGCGGCGATGACCGGCATCACGCTCTGGGTCGCCGGCCACCTCGACCGCCGCCTGTCCGACCGCTCCCGCGGCACCCTCGAGCGCATCGCCGGCATCCTGCTCACCGCCATCGGCGTGACCCTGCTGGCCAGTGGTGGCACCCAGCTCGTCACCGACGCTCTGAACGGGTCGAGCGCGTTCTGA
- a CDS encoding PQQ-like beta-propeller repeat protein: MDLPSVDDGDSVAIASASPAPGCRHRLAFEERRPGGHVSDRAAAILERDGWLLDRHEDAHWTGWVDQEDQRYRVTITEPDDPGGTASADIVTAGQAAPPSIELSLGSSYPTDQARIAGDHVVVPTDGGLRAFTVESGEPRWSVDDCIFPGWLAPVPGPDGSPLVLNCGGEITAVDADGGEVLWRRPVPAGTERVRQSRTMLVLQSTQAVRVLDLEDGEQRWARRGLGDAAIAVDDDQVYVGNDDKLRALDGDYGMGIWQMQANIGALFATDDAVFVRTAATYPAGPESARLERLDPSTGERRWNVEYEEGLEASPIVGASQQVVVLTTDDHVVVYDATTGEERWFETTPGAFSVTVGAEHVILTDSADGRTIAYDSVAHRQERLLGPSCGLAVAAGATFATQVSCADPARPTIQVFDLRDRA, translated from the coding sequence GTGGACCTCCCGTCGGTGGACGACGGCGACTCGGTCGCCATCGCATCGGCATCGCCCGCGCCGGGCTGCCGCCATCGACTCGCGTTCGAGGAGCGAAGGCCCGGTGGACACGTTTCGGATCGAGCCGCGGCCATCCTCGAACGGGACGGGTGGCTGCTCGATCGCCATGAGGACGCTCACTGGACCGGTTGGGTCGACCAGGAGGACCAGCGCTATCGGGTCACCATCACCGAACCGGACGACCCCGGGGGCACCGCGAGTGCCGACATCGTGACCGCCGGCCAAGCCGCGCCTCCCTCGATCGAGCTGTCGCTCGGTTCCTCGTACCCGACCGACCAGGCACGAATCGCGGGCGACCACGTCGTCGTGCCCACCGACGGCGGACTCCGGGCGTTCACCGTCGAGTCGGGAGAGCCGAGGTGGTCGGTCGACGACTGCATCTTCCCGGGCTGGCTCGCGCCCGTCCCCGGACCGGACGGCTCGCCGCTCGTCCTCAACTGCGGGGGCGAGATCACCGCAGTGGACGCCGACGGCGGCGAGGTGCTCTGGCGCCGTCCCGTGCCCGCAGGGACCGAGCGCGTGCGGCAGAGTCGGACGATGCTCGTGCTCCAGTCGACCCAGGCGGTGCGGGTCCTCGATCTCGAGGACGGCGAGCAACGATGGGCCCGACGAGGACTCGGCGATGCCGCCATCGCGGTCGACGACGACCAGGTCTACGTCGGCAACGACGACAAGTTGCGGGCCCTCGACGGCGACTACGGCATGGGGATCTGGCAGATGCAGGCCAACATCGGTGCCCTCTTCGCCACCGACGACGCCGTCTTCGTGCGCACCGCGGCGACGTATCCCGCTGGGCCCGAGAGTGCGCGGCTGGAACGGCTCGACCCGTCGACCGGCGAACGCCGCTGGAACGTCGAGTACGAGGAAGGGCTCGAAGCGAGCCCGATCGTGGGCGCATCCCAGCAGGTCGTGGTCCTCACCACCGACGACCACGTCGTCGTGTACGACGCCACCACCGGCGAGGAGCGGTGGTTCGAGACGACGCCCGGTGCCTTCTCCGTCACCGTGGGCGCCGAGCACGTGATCCTCACCGACTCAGCCGACGGCAGGACGATCGCCTACGACTCGGTCGCTCACCGGCAGGAGCGCCTGCTCGGTCCGTCGTGCGGCCTGGCCGTCGCCGCGGGCGCCACGTTCGCCACGCAGGTCTCCTGCGCAGACCCCGCCCGGCCGACCATCCAGGTCTTCGACCTCCGCGATCGGGCCTGA
- a CDS encoding TetR family transcriptional regulator, with the protein MAELGTRAKQRAQTRERLQASALELFRRDGFDATSVAEIAAGAGVTERTFFRHFPTKEAVLFQDYESRLEWFSAALAVRPLDEPVLESVMVAVGSFPDDREILHQVAAIRHGVLSPETIENHLRLVQGAFARELEGAIRQKMEHTRATDGAGTTDDRIELVSVVVGNVIAGALLGVLDVWTRRGGGDPEDMTVLTGEAFALLGDVPLA; encoded by the coding sequence ATGGCCGAGCTGGGCACGCGCGCCAAGCAACGGGCCCAGACCCGAGAGCGCCTCCAGGCCAGCGCCCTCGAGCTGTTCCGCCGCGACGGCTTCGACGCCACCAGCGTCGCCGAGATCGCGGCCGGCGCCGGTGTCACCGAGCGCACCTTCTTCCGCCACTTCCCGACGAAGGAGGCGGTGCTCTTCCAGGACTACGAGAGTCGCCTCGAGTGGTTCAGCGCCGCCCTCGCCGTCCGGCCCCTGGACGAGCCCGTCCTCGAGTCGGTCATGGTGGCGGTGGGGTCGTTCCCCGACGACCGGGAGATCCTTCACCAGGTCGCCGCGATCCGCCACGGGGTGCTCAGCCCCGAGACCATCGAGAACCACCTGCGCCTCGTCCAGGGCGCCTTCGCCCGCGAGCTCGAGGGCGCCATCCGCCAGAAGATGGAGCACACCCGTGCCACCGACGGCGCGGGCACCACCGACGACCGAATCGAGCTGGTCTCGGTGGTGGTGGGCAACGTCATCGCCGGTGCCCTGCTCGGCGTCCTCGACGTCTGGACCCGCCGCGGCGGCGGCGATCCCGAGGACATGACCGTCCTCACCGGCGAGGCCTTCGCCCTCCTCGGCGACGTCCCCCTCGCCTGA